One Asterias rubens chromosome 8, eAstRub1.3, whole genome shotgun sequence genomic window, gggggggtacaaAAAGAGTTATAATCTCAAGCTCTCATAACTCTTTCAATATTGTCTCTCTAGCCTCACCCAGTTGATGAGATTTAAAGGGGGAGGTGGCGCCTGTCAGCCCCTAGTTCTGAATCCTTCACTGTTGTGATACAGAAGGAATTGGAATTGTTAGTAAAGGGCGACTGAAACAAACAACTGGAACTTTTCAACGAtgttcaaagggcaccaaggccatcaCACAAGGGGTATGCAGGCAATTATCCTGTGAAGTACATAAAGGCTAGAGGTGAAGAAATGCACAGTACAATTTAAAAGTTGAGCCTCATTTATTATTCAATGTTTCCCAGAATTTTACAcaatacttttaaaatgaagttcCCCTCCAATAATCACGCTCTTAATAACTGCATCCTCCGGTTTTCTTTCACTGGCGTTAAGTGCAACACTTTGTGAACAATGATGACTCTACGCCAATTCAACcatgatacatgtatttgttgtttACACTCACGCAATGTTgtggcaaaaaaataataataaaaataacaatgaagTTCGTGACTTTTCGATGTCCTTCATTGTGCCCAGCATTCTCCAATGTGCACTTTGTCAAGAGGAAAAATTCAACAGCAAATTGggtaggaagaaactataaataagtaGCAAACTTGCGGTTACATATAAgcaaatctcttttgtgtgagtgttggctctgagaagagccgtgTGGTTTTGACATTTTGAACTATATAGTTCTTCCTATTTTATAGccacacaccatgcaaagcttcaaacaataggCCTACTGAGCGAAAATTGGGTGATCAAAACCGTGACCTCCAAAACTTTAGAGAAACTTTGAGAGCATTAATTTTTACAGGAATGAGTGTGGCCTGATTCTGAGAATGGCTTGCTGGCCGTGTTTCTCCCATACCAGGAACCTCCCATATGTTACAATTAAGGAGGTTACAGACTCAGTGCATCACTAGAAATAGGTTTTTTCTCTTTTGACGATTGCTAAATACttcttttcaagaaaacttgaaGGCTAAAGGAGATTTGAGAAACTCAAAAAGAATGCTGAGGCTGAGGAAATCACAGCCTATTTTTAAACGTTTTTTCCAAAAAACCCACTGAGCCATTTAGCCAGACTCTAGTCATTTCAGTGCGTAACCCCACAATGAAACGAGTGCTGCAGTCTATGTAGTTTTTCCCCAATTTatacttttaaataatttacaaatatttttattttctgcggctttaaaaaatattaaagtctGTCCTGAGCTACTAGCTCATCAGTCCAGTCTTTATGTCTGGTTTCATTGTCATAAAAACAGTTGAGAATATTTATTTCTATTCCCCCCTCGACAGGATGCCAGCCCAAAGCATCTCTCCCAAAGCAGCTCTCGCCAGTTctctcctgggtggagagaagcaattatgataaatgTACCTTGCTCAAGGTCAGGCTAGGATTTAAACCAACATTTCGTTTTCAGAATTTGAGTCCACTGCCCTCGATTGCTCGGATGACATCATACATAagaccgccccccccccccctaaaagaTCAAAGTTATTATTTGATAGCTAATTTTAATaatagaagaacaaaaaattaatttcagaTTGTAAAAGATATCTCGGGTTCAGAGACAGTTTTGAGCAACAGTACCAGTGACACTTTTTCGGAGATTCAAGCCTCACATAAGCAATAGATTTGCTAGATTTTTGCGAAGAAACAACGTCACACAGTGCTTTGCATtcttaagaattttttttatttaatctttttaaaataaatttttcaCATTTAATTTTGCACCAATTCCGGATTAAATAgtcaataaattaaaatttcaattAAGGTCtggcaataaaataaaacattcaggAAGTGGCTGCACACACCAACCATGGAGCAATGCTCCATGCACCAACACACTAGACATTGCACAAACAAGACAATGACTTCACATATAGCCCCTAATTAATATCGACAGCACACAACTACTGCATAGCGACTTGCACACAACCCAGATGCACAAACACACTGTGTAGATTTTCCTTAAGGCCGAAGCTCTTACTGTGCTATTTATAGAATCCCTTACACAGTTATTACTCTATCAATACATACGTTACTATTTTTAGACTGTACATTGGTTGACTAAGTGATAGTTTGATATGTATGTTGCCGCTTTCCCTTTCACACCTTCATGGATGTTTTCCCGAAAAACATACGGTGTCTTGGTTTTTTGTGTGCGCGTCCTTTGTTCCAGCAGGCATTCTTAATTGGCACTGTGCATGCATAATGCTCTTAAATTCAAGGGTAATTATTTGTAGACTTTAATTGGCTAGTTTGATTGCCTCGAATAGGTGTATATTTACATCGGACGTAATTGTTTTCGAGTATGGTTAAAGCTTTTGACATTTGTCActtgtaaaatgcattttgtATGGCCTGTGTTTTGCATTAGTGTATACTGTACAATGCATAAATGCCAACAtattgcatcttgcaatcagggtgATTTTGTACTtgacaatcagggagatatttataGTTATTGCAGTTAGGTACAAATTGATGTCAAAAATTCATTGGATTTGTGCAAAACATCTCACGCAATGCGAAGAGAATTTGCTACCATGTCTTAGCTATACACAAGCTTGTATACTGTACGATGTGATACAAACATGTGCGTCAAATCCTCCAACAGAATCCTAAATATAGCCTCCATAAACCAACAACCGTAACAGTGTAATGTACAATCCATACAGAGATACACAACTTACAAGCCTCCCCTGTAGAATGTGCATCAAGATCtgtatgtacagtgtatgtgtaCAGTACTAACAGTACAGTGGTGTTCATACACTGTACCTTAGATGCACAATGGATACTACACCTACTGTAGTGCTGACAGCCCATACTATTCCaacttataagaatcttatataagattcttataagagaGCTACAAGAATAGACATCAAATAAGAAATTGCTTCATCAAGTAAGAATTTATTACTTTTCAATTCAGTAATAATGTCGAAAAATATGAAAACTGTTTCCCAGTGTGCATATTACACGTAcgctaaaaatacaaaatttgtaaaatacaTACGTGGAATGGAGTTTTGTGGTAAGAGGCTAGTAATTTTATACCTTtaccaacaatacaaattagatTGGCCTGCAACTGCCGAGGCCTTAATTTATGGGAATGTACCTGCAACTGCCTAGGCGGGGTAATTactaattaacaataattaatatttactACTTACAACTTTAACCAATGAGCAGGTTCTTCCCTGTGAGGGGCAAACACCACCAAGCCAAGTCCAAACCTGCTACATTGGCTAAGGAAAATAGTAGCGAAGAAAACTGCTTTGATAATCGAGAACCTTCTCTGACCAGAGCTGACGATGAAGTGGACGAGCATTTGCTATGCGCCCCTCGTTGTCGTTACACCTcagcagttttcaaaagaagaaaggAACAAAAGCGTGCgtcttttgtgcacaaagaaagtcttatttattcttaaaggaATTCACTACAGGAGAacctaaaaaaaatacattgtacattgtacaatactTTGACGATCCATGACATGTTTAGTACACCCATGTAGTATGCGTGCCATGGTGACCCCTATGCCCTTGTAAACTGCAGAGATTTCCCAAACCTCTGCACACAGCCTTGGCTTCATATACATATCCAGCTCCTTGTCCTTGAGCTACTGAGGACTGTGTAGAGACATAGAGCAGTAGAGATGACATTGAGACTCAAATTGATGCACAGAACCCAAGGTCAATAAGCCCTAGATCCAGAGCACGGTTCCTGTGTTAAGGGTCCTTATTTCTGTCCACCCTGgaacatgtacaatacatgaACAACACATGAAATGTACACGAGGCATGTGTAACACATGCTTGGAATGTCATTATTGACTAGGCCAGTGCTGGAAAGGACAAGGCCTAAAATCTGCCGTCAAAGAGCCCTACGTGTACTGTACAGATCTACCATCCTGGCCAGATCTCGTTGGTCACCCATGCCCCCACTAGCCaacaggaccagttagcttgtcattttgcTTGAGTCCTGCAGCAATTTCACTGGTCCATAATGTAGTTTGAGGTATCCTTTCACCCCTGCACTAGCATGGGATTGTGTAATTGAAGCGATATGAACAATCAGCGACAGAGCTGACAATGCTTCCtgtaatcagggagattttgtacaacggCCAGGCAGATattttacattcaacataatagggaaaCAGTTTCCCtttatgaatattctttatccacgatgcaaaCTTGACATATCTAAGATTCCAtaatcaggaagattttgttcatcagaacatccATGTGAcactctcctgaagacaatcagagcatactgatcgaaaaatTGAGTCATTAACCATCAGTTCTTTCTTAGAACCAACATTActaaaaagagattttcacatggtgctagACCGCAAACCTCTAGgctttttagtttttaagatacttccaccatgcaaactttcaaattcTACTCATCAGAACATTgacagattggtttatttttaggGGCCTTTcagcagaatcagggagagttggagagttacCTATTGCAGCAGCACACAATGAACTATACATAGCCTGccggactacatgtacatgaacgtGCAGTTAGACCAAATTTTGCCTGGCCCtagggtgttttaactggcattaaGCCAACAGACAACTTTAAAAGGCGAACACTGCATTTTGTGATTTTCGATTACAAACCAAAAACGCCAAATACACTTTTTTAGCAAttctgaaaaagtttacagCCCACTATTGGGGTCACCACCCATGCATGGTAGTTTGCTGTACACCTTCATTTAACCTTcttgaaaaaaagcaaaaaaatgatgtcaaaaagGTTCACTCAAAGTTCAATGACTGAACAACCGATTAGGCAATGCCACTGTTCTGCTGATTAGAGGGTCTATAGGGATGTACATTGTTAGTGTTTTTCTCCCATGTGTGAGGAATGAATTCACCAAACTACACCATGTACAAACAACCAGAGTATTTTCGCAATCATCGAATACACATTGATGGCAGTGAGATTGTGTCCACCATGATGTGTGTACACATCTAATTGCTTCTATTAATAGCATCAAAACGTTCAGTGCGTTATTACATTACATATAATGCACAATCAGAAGATTGCAAGGTTGTTTCTTTATGCATGGTTTTAATGCATCAGACTTGAAGTCTTTCTTTATGCATGGTTTTAATGCATTCAGGACTTCAGGTCTGTTTGTTCCAATGTAAAGGACAAGTCAGGTTTCGCGTATTAATAAAGTACACCTCTACGAGGGAAATTTAGTTTCTACTGGAATAGTTTCAGGctttgaacttcgctcttgaaggagCAGAGTAgtttttcctctggtaagggaaACTTAGGGAAAatagtaagtttgtattggggccccacagcaaaatcacagggcaccacggcaattgcttgTGGGTGTTGTGGGTTAATTTGAGGTCTGCATTTCAGAGGGCCATGGAGACAACTGCTTCCATTGCAACTAAAACAGGCCGACAAATCAGAACAATTCATTAACCCTGGGTGAAAACATATTGTAATGTTGTTCCACTTGACAGTGCAGAGGGAATTTTGCAGTGATGCGctatggttttattattattaatattaaaaatactaTCTGCGAAACACATGTATAAGTATCAGGCCTCGAAGACGAGAACAAGAAGGCACTAAGACTCAAACCCAAGGTTGACGAAAGCAATAACCTTGGGACTTGTGTCCTAACCCTGACTGCACATTATGGTGttcaatcagaaaaaaaaactccaagGCAAATTGAAGACACGGACAGGTAACAGCCAATATGTTACACTCATAGAACTTTTTACATGTTCAATTCAATAGACAAATTGTACAAAAGCTTCAACAGCAACGCATGGTTCTTGCTTTTGACGAGGCCTGCTACAGAAAAACAAGATAATTGAGCAATCAAGCACAGGGACCTCTAACAAATGATGATTGAAATCTGGAAATTTACCGTCAGAACAACACCTGTAAAAATATTGTTCATGAACctgtaaaagtaaaattttgTCCCACAAGAATGTTAGCGTCAAAAGTACTCACCTAAGAATACAGTCTGGCGATCACTTCGGCTCTCCTCCATTATGTACTTGTCTCCCAGGAACTCTGCTGTAGAAGCCGAGACGTGAACCTTCCCGGGTATCCCGGATGCCTCCATCTTGTTGGCCAGGGTCACATCATTAGACCACACATCAAACTTGTAGCACCGCTTACCGATGATCCCACAGAGTACCTTGCCTGTGTGGACGCCAACGCGCATATTGACCTTCTCACCCGTGTCATTGCAGAAATCCTTAATCGCGTCGATCATGCTGAGGCCCATGTTGACGCAGCATTCGGCGTGGTCATCGCGCTTCTCCGGGCAGCCTGAGACGCAGTAGTAGCAATCGCCTAGCGTGCAGATCTTCTCGCAGTTGTGCTGCAAGCACAGAATGTCAAACCGGCCGAACAGGTCGTTTAGAAGGCCCACAAGTTCACTAGCATTCTTGTTGGCACTCATCCTGGTAAAGCCGGCTATATCAGCAAAGAGGATACTAACATCTGTCATGAGGTTCATGTAGAAGGGCCGGAAGATGGGATTGCTGTCCTTTTTCTCCTTCTCAGATTTGTTAAGAAGCTCTCTGAAGACGGTGTCAGGCATGAGAGAGTGAATGGTCGTCTCCTTCAGTTGCTTCTCCATCTGATGCTGGTGACGGGCGACAACCGCCTGCCCAATCTTCATGAAGGTGTTACGTGATCTCACCTGCGACATGAAGTACACGTGGATGCCCATCAGGTGCACGCACATGTGCAGAAACAGCTTGGTGAACACGGCACCGGGCGTGGCATGCTTGTCCACGTACACAAAGTACAACAGTTCATACGCCACGGAGAAGATCAACATTGGGATCACAGTGTACAAGAACGGCACTGGTATCATTGTGTACATCATGAGGATGGTCTCGATGCATACAGCGAAGGTAGCGACTGAGCTCATCGTCATGGTGTTGTGACCGCCGCCAGGGCTGTACGACGCAAAGGTGCCTAGCGTAAGTCCACAGAGGCACATGCCCAGTAGGATGGACACTTTCATCACGTGTTTCTGGTAGTGTTCGGTGAGAGTAAACACCAAGAGTATAATACATAGAGCTAGGAGACAGCCTACGCCAACCTCAAACATGATCCATGATTGAGAATCCAGGTGCAAGTCTTCAAGACAGTCATCTTCTGACTCATCTGCGACCGTGTTCCGTATCGGGAGATAGATCAACCAGACCACACAGGCGGCAAGAATGTAGCATAACGCGTAGCGGAAACGTCTTCGAATCTGCGAGAAAGAGTTGATCTGAAACTGCTCCTCGATGATGCTGGAGTCAAATTTGGGGTTCCACCAGCTGCCTGACGCCCGCTCAAAGAGCTTAGGGCAGAGGCTGCGCTTTCTGCTACTGTTCTCTGAGCTGCGGCGACGAAGGGTGACCTCAACGGGAGTTTCGTCAGCGTTTGGATTGAAGTGAACTTCTATGTCGCTTGCATTGCCTGCCATTTTGGGGGAATCAGTTGGGCGTACTTCACTTCAATACCATTTCATAACTGTGGGACAGAAACATGTACAGGGAAAGTTTTAAGATTGAAAATGCAACATTTGTTGAGAGAAAATTACATCTAGCGTTCGGTCTACAGTATAACCAACAATAACTAAATCAAAGTGACACAAGCCATATGATCTGAGGAAGATTTAAACCATTGTCAACATGAAAGTAGATTGAAAAGAATGCTCTACTTATTTTACATGAATCTCATCACTCAAAACTGggaaatgttttaaaggtactggatgcctttgtaattgtcaaagaccagtattctcacttggtgtatgcaaacaaataacaaatctgtgaaaaatttgcctcaattggtcattgaagttgcaagagaataatgaaagaaaaaacacccttgttgcacaaatttgtgtgctttcagacgcctaaaAAACTTCTCAGGCCtgcagtcttttaatatttgagtgacaaattaccagtaaactctttctcaaaaaatatgttacttcataggaagcagtttctcacaagattttatactatcaacagctctctggtGCTCATTAGCAAGTACGTGTTTATGCTATTAAGTAATAACCAATTGTGTCAAGTGCTTTTATAACAAAACAGACATGAGGAGCAGGCCTTGCCCTTAATACTTCAAACTTTTTGTAAAGTATCCCACTCCAAGCGGACTAATAAACTGTGCGCTttacttgccccccccccctcagttTTTAGTAGGCcagatattgtgtttttttcccatatCTTTCTGGTGTTTTAATGGTAATGATCACAACCAGTTTATTGCTCAAATATACATTCACAAGCACTTAAAATTAAGTTCACACATTTTTAAGTactataacaaaacaaaaaatatgacaaTTATAAACAAGTGGAATGCACATGGTGTTTACTAGCCCACAGCAGTTTTTACTTGACATTTTACGCCGAGCTAGTGTTAAGGGTGAGAGAAGGAATGCCAGATTGTCAACATCAAATCagtataaatacatgtagatgaggAAGGAAATCAGAGTAAAATGAATGAAACTGAGGATATATTAAACTAAATTTTCAGATAATTCAAAACTGTATTCCTGGGTTATTTTTACTTTTCCCATTCAGAAGTTGCTGTTATTCCAGAGGATATTTGCTAGTTgcttataacaaaataaacaacagcaTAATGTAAACATGATACTGATAAATGAACCTTCCTAGACAGACAGGGGGGAAAAATGATAAAGGTTTGAAGAAAAGAAGcaaaacttaataataaaatCTGTAATAAAATCTGTAAAATTCCAGACAGAGGAACCCTGGGGGAAAGAAGCCTGAAGTTGAGTCACAGACACACTGAAGCAGACaatgccttttttttccacGAATAAACTGACATTTCATATAAAAATTGCATTATGcaagatttttttgttcaacggGAAGCTCTAAAATGTCATGGTATTTGAGAGGATAGTAACCAATAGGCAAATATTCCCAGTTCATTTCATTTTACCGATTGGAAAaacttctctttttttcttgtcaaaTTAATTTACAGCAGAATTGAATCACGATCAAATAATGTGGGTtatttttagcaatatttttaatttccaaaaagtcaaagtttgtttaataaatATGCTCAGGGATTACACTGATAACAAAAACCACTCCCTCCTGCATTGACCAACCACACCCGTGACTGCgcatacaaaatttaaaaatatcacaTTTCACAATACAAGCTGCCACCATTTGCCACCAGTATTTTGTGTAAAAACTGAGACGTAAAGCGCCCACCCTACATGAGCCCCGTTGCTGGGAAGTTGCCAAGGTGGGCAGGGCTTAATAGATCAGTCTATATTTGGGACTTTCACGCCCCCCCTAACAATGCTGTATAAACTTTGAAGTTTGAACAGGTTTACGATTAACCCTGTTTCCATACGCACAATTCATGTACTAGACGTAGGCCTACAGTATGAACAATGTAAATGAGCTCTGGGACAATCCAAACGTTCAATTAGGCGCTGTAGAGCACCACGCCTGGAGTTCCAGgtgctgttgccctggtcttgcccTTAGTGCTCCTTCAAAATATTCCCATTACctaagattttccaatagaagtgccctttgaaaagacAAAATTTGGCCTTgcactctcaaagatgaaactccaggcctggaCACCAAATTTGAAAGCAATATTTTTagctacatgaacatgtacaagcCAGGCCTAAGCGAAAAATTGCACAATGGGAATGGTTACAATTTATGTCTTTTGTACAGATGTTGTAATGTTAAATGTCAACCACCAGTATGTTCAACTCTGTTCCCCCTGTGAGTGTGCTCGAGTATAAAACCAggctttttttttcccttctcacCCATCCACTCTCACTTTGCTGAGATGGAGAACTAAGAGTCAATAACAaacatctctttggaactccttgacGAGGCATGGAATTACACAGAGCCCCTTCAAAAGTGCCCCATTGACAAGTGTCCCCATTTACAACGGAAGTACTTTTGCAATAATATGAAAATGCCCTTGTCCTCTCAGATCTATACTATTTTAAGACGAATATCAACTCCAACTATCAGCTCCCTTGAGTTATTTTCATCATAAATGTTTTCTTCCTGTAGCCCCTATCCtaaccaagagtggctttttgCCTCGTTTTGGGTCAAAATtgcaacaaaaaaatcaaacataatGTACAAAAACCTACACAAAAGTCAGCTATTTTGTACACCTTGTTATGTTCACAACAAATCACGGTGGACTTTATCCTGACATCGGTGTAAACACTAGCTCAGGTTACATGTAATGTGATCATCAATTCCGACCATATTTTTGTCTTGTTGCAATCACAGATGAAGTGCAagcagaataaaataaaatggtgcatcgtggccgagcggtcaagcacactggactcaagctctagggtttctgatcagcagagtgtgggttcaaatcccagtcttgacatttgtgcccttaagcaagacacttacatgtacatgtaaccacCATTGCTTTGGGAGGTACATACAATGTAAAGCTAATGGTTCCATGTGATGTGTAATGCTTGCaaatgaacccagtgcactaaccaggaacaggcctgaaatttcatctttgagaaggcaaggccattttcattttgaaaaggccacttccattgtaaaatcagTATCAGTGGAACAGTGTCATCAGCAAAATGGATCAAAGGGCaagatttctttgttttattattattattattagtattattattattcttattattattattattcttattattattattattattattattattatttttttatgcaagtcgccagacacacaaggcctgatggccacttcatggtgtgggctacaattattttattccagaggccgttgccacctactcctagggctgaaacagggtttaccccttttacagtcaatacggatgtaggcttgggtatcatcagtccgaagcctggctggtagagcagaaagcactacctccccaattttatgtagcaagtgtcacgacctggactcgaacccacactctgctgatcaaacaccagagattgaatCCATTGCTCTAACCGCTCGACCATGACAAGCCACAAAATAACCAGTGATGTGGACAAAATAACAGTTGATTTTCTTTGCCAAGCTGACTTGAAAATTCTGAGTTCAGattttttaaaaagtctgaaatttctcatccctgactGAAGGGGTGTGCCCGGGTGTACTCATGTATCTGGCTGGTCTGGCAGCAATTTATGCGTCAG contains:
- the LOC117293226 gene encoding adenylate cyclase type 9-like, producing MAGNASDIEVHFNPNADETPVEVTLRRRSSENSSRKRSLCPKLFERASGSWWNPKFDSSIIEEQFQINSFSQIRRRFRYALCYILAACVVWLIYLPIRNTVADESEDDCLEDLHLDSQSWIMFEVGVGCLLALCIILLVFTLTEHYQKHVMKVSILLGMCLCGLTLGTFASYSPGGGHNTMTMSSVATFAVCIETILMMYTMIPVPFLYTVIPMLIFSVAYELLYFVYVDKHATPGAVFTKLFLHMCVHLMGIHVYFMSQVRSRNTFMKIGQAVVARHQHQMEKQLKETTIHSLMPDTVFRELLNKSEKEKKDSNPIFRPFYMNLMTDVSILFADIAGFTRMSANKNASELVGLLNDLFGRFDILCLQHNCEKICTLGDCYYCVSGCPEKRDDHAECCVNMGLSMIDAIKDFCNDTGEKVNMRVGVHTGKVLCGIIGKRCYKFDVWSNDVTLANKMEASGIPGKVHVSASTAEFLGDKYIMEESRSDRQTVFLGEYF